Proteins encoded within one genomic window of Hermetia illucens chromosome 2, iHerIll2.2.curated.20191125, whole genome shotgun sequence:
- the LOC119650192 gene encoding uncharacterized protein LOC119650192, protein MDSIKGKSVVDLNSDCIMHLFMFLPLTDRLRLAFVNNLFDEAIRHFIQFDNISMDELIENFSTQQVEELFQRFGTHIKKINCFLQNQENVNLPSESIRKYFKSISNHCHCIEEIVIRYPWIPDYSIYERIFQSARRISKVNVAYGERLQGKFFSPNEFDSQLSRLFQDLPLKSLDVSHQCDLIGKFLPKLKHLTEVNLEYCALLEPKHLTDFLNVAKLKSLNIVNCPKLTGSTFETLYRTQTELQSIAISNNYSRCHLEVVGRLEALRHIRFDDHSDEMLKLRELLNELVQHHANDLETLEIYNDFTYRQQSAIILQTISELKNLRKLVLPDIDPDSDDGIKRIIKKCHQLEELSIVSENGLWAKDETLLLIIAAKHLSHLRIISKFQIKTTLLKDFYQILKAKNLPLDMYVDERNIDVSVLNTPEYKEHEKLLRIHVNEVNIDDILTNSYLF, encoded by the exons ATGGATTCCATAAAAGGAAAATCAGTCGTCGACCTGAATAGCGACTGCATAATGCATTTATTCATGTTTCTCCCGCTAACCGATCGATTACGTCTGGCGTTCGTAAACAATTTATTCGACGAAGCAatccgtcacttcatccaattCGACAATATCTCAATGGACGAATTAATTGAAAACTTCTCCACACAACAAGTTGAAGAATTGTTTCAACGCTTTGGAACCCACATCAAAAAGATCAATTGCTTCCTCCAGAACCAAGAAAATGTTAACTTGCCGAGCGAATCgataagaaaatatttcaaatccaTATCCAACCATTGCCACTGTATTGAAGAGATAGTCATACGTTATCCATGGATACCGGACTATTCTATATATGAACGCATTTTCCAATCTGCCAGGAGGATATCGAAGGTAAACGTTGCTTATGGCGAACGATTGCAGGGAAAATTTTTTTCTCCCAATGAATTCGATTCGCAGCTATCAAGACTTTTTCAGGATCTGCCCCTGAAATCCTTGGATGTATCACATCAATGCGATTTAATAGGGAAATTCCTGCCGAAGCTGAAACATCTCACTGAAGTCAACTTAGAATACTGCGCGCTACTAGAACCCAAGCACTTAACAGATTTCCTGAACGTTGCGAAGTTGAAATCCCTTAACATTGTCAATTGTCCGAAATTAACAGGATCAACTTTCGAGACCTTGTACAGAACACAAACAGAGCTACAAAGCATTGCCATTAGCAACAATTATAGTCGGTGCCATTTAGAGGTTGTTGGACGATTGGAGGCCCTTCGACACATCCGGTTCGACGACCATAGCGATGAGATGCTGAAATTACGAGAACTACTCAATGAACTCGTTCAACACCATGCGAATGATCTGGAGACCTTAGAGATCTACAATGATTTCACCTATCGTCAACAAAGTGCAATTATTTTACAAACAATCTCCGAACTAAAAAATCTAAGGAAGCTCGTTCTACCTGATATCGATCCAGACAGCGATGACGGCATTAAGCGTATAATAAAAAAATGCCATCAACTGGAGGAGCTGAGTATAGTATCCGAGAACGGGTTGTGGGCGAAAGATGAGACCCTACTGCTAATTATTGCAGCAAAGCATCTAAGCCACTTGCGGATCATatctaaatttcaaatcaaaacgACTTTATTGAAGGACTTCTATCAGATtttaaaagcaaaaaacttGCCACTCGATATGTacgttgatgaaaggaacatTGATGTGAGCGTGTTGAAT ACACCAGAATATAAGGAACATGAGAAGCTCCTAAGAATACACGTGAACGAAGTGAATATCGATGATATCCTGACGAATTCATATTTGTTTTAA